In Phormidium ambiguum IAM M-71, one DNA window encodes the following:
- a CDS encoding FAD-dependent oxidoreductase translates to MNQLSRYAQLPTFSRRTFLKMFGVGTVGGVVGYSRFSKPQPSLFQQDTLDLPRWTNKPTSVTVVGGGLAGLACAYELSQRGFQVTLLEKSPQLGGKIASWPIQVGNETFMMEHGFHGFFPQYYNLKSLVKELEITDNFLDLKFYSVVYRDAKYQPEIFRPSHSAFPWNIVDLAVASQNRLRWGINLTKWEHWQVFRAITGFQTERTFQTLDNISVAEWVEKEFPQGLYDLYFLPFAKSSLNAPDRMSVGELMQFFHFYFFGNPEGLAFNGTKQDMGTSLVQPIAQAIQSKGGTIVTDATVKEINASQGKIDALTYYQGNNTNDVPFWVGRNQYIADKQVEYFGAGDEVFATNTNSNEAISLTCTHQGCTVQKQANGEFHCPCHGAAFDKNGKVIKGPAQRDLAKYKVVDRRSDRLQLIAATNNPNLTTSTNTIQTDYYVFATDVPGVRQLFTRIDGDVNQKVKTQIEKLPVADPFAVCRFWFDRDFPWEQSWFTSLSGYRLTDSITLYHRIQDQFIEWANKTGGSVVELHAYCYKEKEFPTQEALLTTFEQELYEIVPELQQANILHRELVNQKNFSGYPPNSYAERPQTTTEIPNLLFAGDWVKMPFPCGLMERAVSSGLLAANEILHRQGLQRRTLFTVNPEGVLKI, encoded by the coding sequence ACAGGATACCCTTGATTTACCCCGATGGACAAATAAACCAACTAGTGTCACCGTAGTCGGTGGAGGTTTAGCGGGATTAGCTTGTGCTTATGAATTAAGTCAACGAGGTTTTCAAGTTACACTATTAGAAAAATCGCCGCAATTAGGCGGAAAAATTGCCAGCTGGCCTATTCAAGTTGGCAACGAAACTTTCATGATGGAACATGGGTTTCATGGGTTTTTTCCTCAATATTATAACCTGAAAAGTTTAGTTAAAGAACTGGAAATCACTGATAATTTTCTGGATTTAAAATTTTACTCAGTGGTTTATCGAGACGCTAAATATCAACCAGAAATATTTCGTCCCAGCCATTCAGCTTTTCCTTGGAATATTGTAGATTTAGCTGTTGCTTCTCAGAACCGTTTACGCTGGGGAATTAATCTAACCAAATGGGAACATTGGCAAGTTTTCCGAGCGATTACTGGATTTCAAACGGAAAGAACATTTCAAACCCTTGATAATATTTCTGTTGCTGAATGGGTAGAAAAAGAATTTCCTCAAGGATTATATGATTTATACTTTCTCCCCTTTGCTAAATCTAGCTTAAATGCTCCCGATCGCATGAGCGTTGGCGAGTTAATGCAATTTTTCCATTTTTACTTTTTTGGTAATCCCGAAGGGTTAGCTTTTAATGGTACTAAACAAGATATGGGAACGAGTTTAGTCCAACCAATTGCTCAAGCAATTCAAAGTAAAGGTGGTACGATCGTCACTGATGCAACGGTTAAAGAAATCAACGCATCCCAAGGCAAAATTGATGCTTTAACTTATTACCAAGGCAATAATACAAACGATGTGCCTTTTTGGGTAGGTCGCAATCAATATATTGCGGATAAGCAAGTAGAATACTTTGGTGCAGGCGATGAAGTTTTTGCTACTAATACTAATAGCAATGAAGCGATTTCTTTAACTTGTACCCACCAAGGTTGTACGGTGCAGAAACAGGCAAATGGCGAATTTCATTGCCCCTGTCATGGTGCTGCTTTTGATAAAAATGGTAAAGTTATTAAAGGCCCCGCTCAAAGAGATTTGGCAAAGTATAAAGTTGTCGATCGCAGATCCGATCGACTCCAACTCATCGCCGCTACAAACAACCCCAACCTAACCACATCAACTAACACCATTCAAACAGATTACTATGTTTTCGCCACCGATGTTCCCGGAGTACGCCAACTATTTACCCGAATCGATGGCGATGTTAATCAAAAAGTCAAAACCCAAATCGAAAAACTCCCAGTAGCAGATCCTTTTGCAGTTTGTCGTTTTTGGTTCGATCGTGATTTTCCTTGGGAACAAAGTTGGTTTACTTCTCTATCCGGTTATCGTTTAACTGATAGTATTACCCTCTATCATCGCATACAAGACCAATTCATTGAATGGGCAAATAAAACCGGAGGAAGTGTAGTCGAATTACACGCCTATTGCTACAAAGAAAAAGAGTTTCCCACTCAAGAAGCATTACTCACAACCTTTGAACAAGAACTATATGAAATCGTCCCCGAACTTCAGCAAGCAAACATCTTGCATCGAGAATTAGTCAATCAAAAGAACTTTTCTGGTTATCCCCCAAATAGTTATGCTGAACGCCCCCAAACAACCACCGAAATTCCCAACCTTTTATTCGCCGGAGATTGGGTAAAAATGCCTTTTCCTTGTGGTTTAATGGAAAGAGCAGTTAGTAGCGGATTACTAGCAGCAAATGAAATTTTGCACCGCCAAGGATTGCAAAGACGCACCTTATTTACAGTTAATCCAGAAGGTGTACTAAAAATTTAA
- a CDS encoding aromatic ring-hydroxylating oxygenase subunit alpha: protein MTSLSSINNTRDIRKLGINLNHWYVVAQINELKHQPLGITLWNQAIVIYRDNTGKIHALEDRCPHRQVKLSHGKVINNHLECAYHGWRFNPAGECAEVPYLAANQKLPNCKIRNYPVIEKDGFIWIFPGDETLSNLVSPLALPEWNHLNYIVSYTGFECPSHYSFLIENLMDMYHGHLHQDLQAWANPVLQHIDEDENKVHAHYQAQSYYRINREWAVLQLFIPALRQLHPEPLDVSYIYPHWVATLGEDFKICCLFCPVSETKTRAYLIHFTSLNAFDKLHILPVWFRRFVKNISFNAAKGLLNGLVRQDLVMIAEEQQAYLQNPERRNYELNKALVSVQKLMRNQVEKSI, encoded by the coding sequence ATGACTTCCCTTTCTTCAATCAACAATACCCGCGACATTCGGAAGTTAGGAATTAATCTTAATCATTGGTATGTCGTTGCTCAAATTAACGAATTAAAACATCAACCTTTAGGTATTACCCTCTGGAACCAAGCAATAGTAATTTACCGAGACAACACAGGTAAAATTCACGCCTTAGAAGATAGATGTCCTCATCGCCAAGTTAAACTAAGTCACGGAAAAGTTATCAATAATCACCTAGAATGTGCTTATCACGGTTGGCGATTTAACCCTGCTGGCGAATGCGCCGAAGTTCCCTATTTAGCAGCAAATCAAAAATTACCCAATTGTAAAATTCGCAACTATCCTGTAATTGAAAAAGATGGTTTTATCTGGATATTTCCCGGCGATGAAACCTTATCAAACTTAGTTTCACCTTTAGCGTTACCAGAATGGAATCATCTTAACTATATTGTTAGTTATACAGGTTTTGAGTGTCCATCTCACTATTCATTTTTAATCGAAAACCTAATGGATATGTATCACGGACATTTGCATCAAGATTTACAAGCTTGGGCAAATCCAGTGTTACAACATATTGATGAAGATGAAAACAAAGTTCATGCTCATTATCAAGCCCAAAGTTATTATAGAATAAACAGAGAATGGGCAGTTTTACAGTTATTTATTCCTGCTTTGCGACAGTTGCATCCTGAACCTTTAGACGTGAGTTATATCTATCCTCATTGGGTAGCAACGTTAGGGGAGGATTTTAAAATCTGTTGTTTGTTTTGTCCGGTAAGTGAAACAAAAACTCGCGCTTATTTAATTCATTTCACTTCTTTAAATGCCTTTGACAAATTACATATATTGCCTGTGTGGTTTCGCCGCTTCGTCAAAAACATTTCCTTTAATGCAGCCAAAGGTTTACTCAATGGTTTAGTGCGTCAAGATTTAGTGATGATTGCCGAGGAGCAACAAGCTTATTTACAAAATCCTGAAAGAAGAAATTATGAATTAAATAAAGCTTTAGTGAGTGTACAAAAACTAATGAGAAACCAAGTGGAAAAATCAATATAA
- a CDS encoding Uma2 family endonuclease, translated as MVTLQLRQLGVPPGHRVLFHNVNWQEFEAILEELGEKRSSRLAYFNGTLEIRVPLPEHEKTKVIIGDLVKILLDECDRNWEPLGSTTFKREDMAAGIEPDDCFYIQNYAQMIGKTRIDLTVDPPPDLAIEIDVTSKTKVSAYQALGVPEIWRYENGKLKIYLLESGKYVESSNSPTFPNFPIIEEFSRFLEMSQTVGTSRMLREFRKWVREQGNS; from the coding sequence ATGGTAACGTTGCAACTGCGACAACTGGGTGTACCGCCAGGACATCGAGTGTTATTTCATAATGTGAATTGGCAGGAATTTGAGGCGATTTTAGAGGAATTAGGCGAGAAACGTTCTTCTCGATTAGCTTATTTTAACGGAACTTTGGAGATTAGGGTGCCATTACCAGAACATGAAAAAACTAAGGTAATTATTGGTGATTTGGTGAAAATTTTGTTGGATGAGTGCGATCGCAACTGGGAACCATTAGGATCGACAACCTTTAAACGAGAGGATATGGCAGCAGGTATTGAACCAGACGACTGTTTTTATATTCAAAACTATGCTCAAATGATTGGCAAAACTCGCATAGATTTAACAGTTGATCCACCGCCAGATTTAGCAATAGAAATAGATGTTACTTCCAAAACCAAGGTTAGCGCATATCAAGCATTAGGAGTACCGGAAATTTGGCGATATGAAAACGGAAAACTCAAAATTTACTTATTAGAATCAGGGAAATATGTTGAATCTTCAAACAGTCCCACATTTCCTAATTTTCCCATAATTGAGGAGTTTTCCCGTTTTCTGGAAATGAGTCAAACAGTAGGAACAAGTCGAATGCTGAGAGAGTTTCGTAAATGGGTGAGAGAACAAGGGAATTCTTAG
- a CDS encoding GTPase family protein has product MANSTEYDFDSYEALIKKLLEQIKILPPPLRKELEKQLDELIRLIQEIRSPRFMVIGRRGAGKSSLINALFNAKVAETGAVEAQTGEPQWYEFEHKGKKVEILDTRGILEGGKPKENDTASDPIESILNAVREKCPDIVLFLCKATEVDSAINESLEVFERIIKKIKEIHQYNLPVIGVLTHCDQIYPSDILKLPTDDEEKNQNIQKSVELLQKHLASRQTINDHFVKVIPTAAFVRYRNDGTADPNRDYRWNIDTLAELLVEELPNGPAIEFARLARLRKFQKQIAKNVVNLCTLATGTVGATSLPGSDFPILVAIQSAMVVVIGFISGRDLSLQAATEFLTALGINVGTGFVLREVARGVVKLIPGFGNVVSAGVAGTGTKILGQASIAYFIDGTPIPVIKEQMGLKMLLPNDQ; this is encoded by the coding sequence ATGGCGAACTCTACTGAATATGATTTTGATAGCTACGAAGCTTTAATTAAAAAACTTTTGGAGCAAATCAAAATATTACCTCCTCCTCTTAGAAAAGAATTAGAGAAACAGTTAGATGAGCTTATTCGTCTCATTCAAGAGATACGTTCACCTCGTTTTATGGTGATTGGTAGACGAGGCGCTGGTAAATCATCTTTAATAAATGCCCTATTTAATGCTAAGGTTGCAGAAACTGGAGCAGTTGAAGCACAAACAGGTGAACCACAATGGTATGAATTTGAGCACAAGGGTAAAAAAGTAGAAATTTTAGATACGAGAGGAATTCTTGAAGGAGGTAAGCCTAAAGAAAACGATACTGCTTCAGATCCTATAGAAAGTATTTTAAATGCCGTTCGTGAAAAATGCCCTGACATTGTATTATTTCTCTGCAAAGCGACAGAAGTAGATAGCGCTATAAATGAATCTCTTGAGGTTTTTGAAAGAATAATAAAAAAAATAAAAGAGATTCATCAATATAATCTTCCTGTTATTGGCGTTCTTACGCATTGTGACCAGATATATCCATCAGATATTCTAAAGCTACCAACAGATGATGAAGAAAAAAACCAAAATATACAAAAATCTGTCGAATTACTTCAGAAGCACTTGGCATCAAGACAAACAATAAACGATCACTTTGTTAAAGTTATTCCAACAGCAGCATTTGTTCGTTATCGTAACGATGGGACAGCAGATCCAAATCGAGACTATCGTTGGAATATAGATACACTTGCAGAACTTTTAGTTGAAGAACTACCCAATGGCCCTGCTATTGAATTTGCTAGACTAGCTAGACTACGTAAATTTCAAAAACAAATAGCCAAAAATGTAGTAAATCTCTGTACTTTAGCTACTGGTACAGTTGGTGCAACTTCACTACCTGGAAGCGATTTTCCCATTTTAGTCGCCATTCAGTCAGCAATGGTTGTTGTGATTGGCTTTATCTCAGGTCGTGATTTATCACTTCAGGCAGCTACAGAGTTTTTAACAGCACTAGGTATAAATGTTGGAACTGGGTTTGTTTTACGTGAAGTTGCTAGAGGAGTAGTCAAACTAATACCTGGTTTTGGTAACGTTGTCTCTGCTGGTGTTGCAGGTACAGGTACAAAAATTCTCGGTCAAGCTTCTATTGCATACTTTATTGATGGAACTCCTATTCCAGTTATTAAGGAACAAATGGGTTTAAAAATGTTGCTTCCTAATGATCAATAG
- a CDS encoding type II toxin-antitoxin system RelE/ParE family toxin: MEAQPREIQNYLTPDGKSPFEEWYYSLQDMKATARIQKRLRRVELGNLGDYRSVGEGVCELRINYGPGYRVYFGQIGMTIVLLLCGGHKSTQEQDIRQAIKYWRDYERRESSNK, from the coding sequence ATGGAAGCCCAACCAAGGGAAATTCAAAACTATTTGACACCCGATGGAAAGAGTCCTTTTGAAGAATGGTATTATTCGCTTCAGGATATGAAAGCTACCGCCAGAATCCAAAAGCGACTTAGGCGAGTGGAACTAGGCAATTTGGGAGATTATCGATCGGTTGGAGAAGGAGTTTGCGAACTTAGAATTAATTATGGCCCTGGCTATCGCGTTTACTTTGGACAAATAGGAATGACAATTGTACTTCTCCTCTGCGGTGGGCATAAAAGTACACAAGAACAAGATATTCGCCAAGCTATTAAATACTGGAGAGACTATGAAAGACGTGAAAGTTCCAACAAGTAG
- a CDS encoding DNA-binding protein: MKDVKVPTSRSYREFLIESLKNPERSAAYIEAVLELEEESPDPELLRAVLKDVIEAQINNNLSESTKQLHEKLDRILTESNATEIYTFVELLNELGFQLTITPKETQS; encoded by the coding sequence ATGAAAGACGTGAAAGTTCCAACAAGTAGAAGTTACCGCGAGTTTCTAATTGAATCTCTCAAAAACCCGGAAAGATCTGCTGCTTACATTGAAGCTGTTTTGGAATTGGAAGAAGAAAGCCCCGATCCAGAATTATTACGGGCGGTGCTGAAAGATGTTATTGAGGCGCAGATTAATAATAATCTCTCCGAATCAACAAAACAATTGCATGAAAAGCTCGATCGAATACTAACCGAAAGTAATGCTACCGAAATTTACACTTTTGTAGAATTGCTAAATGAACTGGGTTTCCAACTTACAATTACACCCAAAGAAACCCAATCCTAA
- the thiD gene encoding bifunctional hydroxymethylpyrimidine kinase/phosphomethylpyrimidine kinase, giving the protein MTEVSALTVPVALTIAGSDSGGGAGIQADLRTFSFHCVHGTSAITCVTAQNTLGVNRVDPLPAAAVVAQIQAVITDIGVQATKTGMLLNQEIILAVARQVTELKIANVVVDPVMVSRAGAQLIDDAAVACLREKLIPQATIVTPNRYEAQMLGGLEIQSLADMEQAAQRIHKLGAQAVLVKGGGMPGSLRGVDVWFDGDRLLTLTTSLVETTNTHGTGCTLAAAIAANLARGKDLLTAVQLAKDYVTNALNYALSIGKGQGPVGHFFPLLAKTTEL; this is encoded by the coding sequence ATGACAGAAGTGAGTGCATTGACTGTACCAGTGGCTTTGACGATCGCAGGTTCAGATAGTGGCGGCGGAGCCGGAATTCAAGCAGATTTAAGGACTTTCTCCTTTCACTGCGTTCACGGCACCAGCGCTATTACCTGTGTGACAGCGCAAAATACTTTAGGGGTAAATAGGGTCGATCCTCTGCCTGCGGCGGCTGTAGTCGCCCAAATTCAGGCAGTAATCACAGATATCGGGGTGCAAGCTACAAAAACTGGAATGTTGCTCAATCAGGAGATTATTCTGGCTGTAGCTCGGCAAGTAACAGAGTTAAAAATTGCCAATGTGGTCGTCGATCCAGTGATGGTATCCCGCGCTGGGGCGCAATTAATTGATGATGCGGCGGTTGCTTGTTTGCGGGAAAAATTGATTCCTCAAGCAACAATTGTGACTCCGAACCGTTACGAGGCACAAATGCTCGGCGGTTTGGAAATTCAAAGTTTGGCTGATATGGAACAGGCGGCGCAACGGATTCACAAACTGGGGGCACAAGCGGTTTTGGTGAAGGGTGGCGGAATGCCAGGAAGTTTGCGCGGGGTGGATGTTTGGTTTGATGGCGATCGACTTTTGACGCTAACAACATCGCTGGTGGAAACCACTAATACTCATGGAACTGGTTGTACTTTAGCAGCTGCGATCGCTGCTAATTTAGCACGAGGAAAAGATTTATTAACTGCCGTGCAATTAGCAAAGGATTATGTTACCAATGCTTTAAATTACGCACTCAGTATTGGTAAAGGTCAAGGCCCTGTAGGTCATTTCTTTCCCCTGCTGGCAAAAACCACTGAGTTATAA
- the ftsZ gene encoding cell division protein FtsZ, whose amino-acid sequence MTLNNKQGLGNKLSQAEGQQGLASGSDASNPYLMTGFQFGQVREPKDMPEEARSGEIVPSRVAKIKVIGVGGGGSNAVNRMIASDLSGVEFWAINTDAQALALSSATQLLQIGKKLTRGLGAGGNPAVGQKAAEESRDEIAAAVGNSDLVFITAGMGGGTGTGAAAVVADVAKEAGALTVGVVTRPFKFEGRQRTGKAEEGIAALQSRVDTLIIIPNDRILDVIPENTPLQDAFREADDILRQGVQGISDIITIPGLINVDFADVRAVMADAGSALMGIGVGSGKSRAIEAATTAISSPFLESSVKGARGVVFNITGGTDLTLHEVNAAAEIIYDVVDPNANIIFGAVIDKEMQGEVRITVIATGFSAEAQPPVSQPARSTTKQSQPVVKPASTVSIKNEPERQQSSSQTPGLDIPEFLQRNRSKSKLDT is encoded by the coding sequence ATGACTCTTAATAATAAACAGGGGCTCGGAAATAAACTTTCCCAAGCAGAGGGACAACAAGGTTTGGCATCAGGGAGCGATGCCAGTAATCCTTATCTAATGACTGGATTTCAGTTTGGTCAAGTTCGCGAACCCAAAGATATGCCAGAAGAAGCACGCAGCGGCGAGATCGTACCGAGTCGGGTAGCCAAAATTAAAGTGATTGGTGTTGGTGGCGGTGGCAGCAATGCCGTCAACCGCATGATCGCCAGCGACCTCTCAGGAGTAGAATTTTGGGCAATTAATACCGATGCTCAAGCCTTGGCTTTATCATCTGCCACCCAACTCTTACAAATCGGAAAAAAATTAACTCGCGGTTTAGGGGCTGGTGGTAATCCAGCAGTCGGTCAAAAGGCAGCAGAAGAATCTCGTGATGAAATAGCTGCTGCCGTTGGTAACTCAGATTTAGTGTTTATCACCGCTGGTATGGGTGGTGGTACAGGTACGGGTGCAGCAGCAGTCGTAGCTGATGTAGCTAAAGAAGCGGGTGCTTTGACCGTAGGCGTAGTAACTCGCCCTTTTAAGTTTGAGGGAAGGCAACGCACTGGCAAAGCAGAGGAAGGAATTGCGGCTTTACAAAGTCGGGTGGATACGTTGATTATTATTCCTAACGATCGCATCCTCGATGTAATTCCCGAAAATACTCCCCTGCAAGACGCTTTTCGTGAAGCTGATGACATCCTCCGTCAAGGTGTACAAGGAATCTCCGATATCATTACCATCCCCGGATTGATCAACGTAGACTTTGCTGATGTCCGAGCAGTAATGGCAGATGCTGGTTCGGCTTTGATGGGCATCGGTGTAGGATCTGGAAAATCACGGGCGATCGAAGCCGCAACGACGGCCATTTCTTCACCTTTCTTGGAATCTTCTGTAAAAGGTGCTAGAGGCGTAGTATTCAATATTACAGGTGGTACTGACCTCACCTTGCATGAAGTTAATGCCGCCGCAGAAATTATCTACGATGTTGTCGATCCCAACGCTAACATCATCTTTGGTGCGGTGATTGATAAGGAAATGCAAGGGGAAGTTAGGATTACAGTGATTGCTACTGGGTTTAGTGCGGAAGCTCAACCCCCTGTAAGCCAGCCAGCACGCTCAACTACTAAGCAAAGTCAGCCAGTAGTTAAACCTGCGAGTACCGTCAGCATTAAAAATGAACCAGAAAGACAACAATCAAGTTCACAAACACCGGGATTAGATATTCCAGAGTTTCTGCAAAGAAATCGTTCTAAATCCAAACTAGATACTTAA
- a CDS encoding cell division protein FtsQ/DivIB translates to MTSILSVSSAELSHRRKTLRRQRRKQLLCGIWRIVAISSLAGGLSWAATQPVWVIEQSEQINIEGNQILSDKGVRSLLSLSYPQSLLRIEPTKVAQQLETTQGLIAKASVSRQLFPPSLTVKVEEREPVVTAVLVNPNVPPVAATPLPVEQVKPKEKAEKVQTEETTPPSPTTVPVGLIDAKGTWIPIENYHSAGQPLPLPTLRIIGDRQQYLPNWAEMYQVLRRSPVKVSEIDWQNPANVILKTDIGTVHLGIYSSQFADQLAVLDQMRQLSNQVNGQKIAYIDLTDPNSPAIQLQYPTTELQSELAQNLKLRSKRTIKLNRQR, encoded by the coding sequence TATCAGTTAGTTCAGCAGAATTGTCCCACAGACGAAAAACACTCCGCCGTCAAAGAAGGAAACAACTACTTTGTGGAATTTGGCGAATAGTGGCTATTAGTAGTTTGGCAGGCGGTTTAAGTTGGGCAGCCACCCAACCAGTTTGGGTGATCGAACAATCAGAACAAATTAACATCGAAGGTAATCAAATTCTTTCCGACAAAGGAGTTCGCTCCTTACTGTCCTTATCCTATCCCCAATCATTACTGCGAATTGAACCAACAAAAGTCGCGCAACAACTAGAAACAACCCAAGGATTAATCGCCAAAGCATCTGTCAGCCGCCAGCTATTTCCACCCAGTTTAACGGTCAAAGTCGAAGAACGGGAACCCGTCGTCACAGCTGTCTTAGTAAATCCTAATGTACCTCCTGTTGCCGCCACACCATTGCCAGTAGAACAAGTAAAACCTAAAGAAAAAGCAGAAAAAGTTCAAACAGAAGAAACAACCCCTCCCTCACCTACAACAGTGCCAGTAGGATTAATTGATGCTAAAGGGACGTGGATACCGATCGAAAACTATCATTCGGCTGGACAACCACTACCTTTACCCACATTACGAATTATTGGCGATCGACAACAGTATTTACCCAATTGGGCAGAAATGTATCAAGTATTGCGACGATCCCCAGTAAAAGTCTCAGAAATTGATTGGCAAAATCCAGCCAATGTAATTTTAAAAACCGACATTGGCACCGTACATTTGGGAATATATAGTTCTCAATTCGCCGACCAACTCGCAGTTTTAGACCAAATGCGCCAATTGTCAAACCAAGTAAATGGACAAAAAATTGCCTACATCGACTTAACAGATCCCAATTCACCCGCCATTCAATTACAATATCCAACGACTGAACTTCAATCTGAGTTAGCTCAAAACTTAAAGTTACGCTCAAAAAGAACAATCAAGCTTAACAGACAGCGATAA